TTCAGCGGCGGGTAGTGGATGAGCCGCAGCACGGAGTTGCCGTCCACCGTCATGTCGCTGAACGTGTTGCGCGCGATGCCCAGGTAGTCCGCCAGCGCCTGGAGCATCACCGTCGCCGCGTCGTCCAGCTCCCGGTAGAGCGTCAGCGTGTGCTCACGGAAGGTGGGCACCTCCTCCGGCCAGACGTTGGGGCCGTAGTCGTCGCGGTACGGGTGGCCCTCGGGCAATTCGCGGCCCACGTGCCAGAACTCCTTCAGGTCCCCCACCTTGCGGTTCTTCGCGTGCTCCTGGCCAAACGCCATGAAGCCCCGCTGCCCCGGACGCTCCGGCACCGCGTAGCGCGTCTTGGTGGACTCCGGCAGCTGGAAGAAGCGCTCCACGTCCGCGTACGTGCGGCGGATGAGCGCGTCCTCGACGCCGTGGCCCTCCACGGTCACGAAGCCGAACTCCTTGAGCGCGTCGCCAAACACCTGGACGAAGCGGGCCCGCTCCTCGGGAGTGCCGGAGCGGTAGTGGGACAGGTTCACGGTGGGGATGCGTCGGGCCGAGCGGGACATGCGCGCATCCTATCCGCGTGACACCTTCCTGACACGCCGCAGTCCTCCGCCCAACCGTCACCCCGGCCCGTGGGCGGGGTGCCCTCCTCACTTTGCGACACCCACCCTTGGCGGCAGTGGATGCCGGGCTTCCGGGATGTGCAGATTGGGCAGGGAATAGGCCAGGGGGGCGCGGTATGGCCGAAGTCGCGAGGAACGAGCGCACGTGCACAGCGTGCGGGCGGGGACATGGCGAGGGGACGTCGTGCGACACGCTCGTCCGGGAGGCGGGGGGCGGCCGGGGCAAGGCCGTGGAGCCGCCGGCCGCCGTGGCCGTGGCGGACGAGGTGGACCCGCTGGTGGGGACCCAGATGGGCAGCTTCCGGCTGGTGCGCCGCGTGGGCCGGGGCGGGATGGGGTCCGTCTACCTGGCCGAGCACGTGTCCATTGGCAGCCGCGTGGCGGTGAAGGTGCTCCACGAACACCTGACGCGCTACCCGGAGCTGGTGCAGCGCTTCCACGCCGAGGCCCGGGCGGTGAACCTCATCGGGCACGAGAACATCGTCAGCATCTTCGACCTCAACGCCACGGCGCCCCGGCCGTACCTCATCATGGAGTTCCTGGAGGGGGCGCCCCTGTCGGCGTGGGTGGGGACGCCCATGTCCGCCGGGGCGGTGGTGCCCATGCTGATGCAGGTGTGTGACGCGCTGCATGCGGCGCACGCGCGGGGCATCGTCCACCGCGACCTGAAGCCGGACAACATCTTCCTGGTGAAGCGCGGGCGGGGGATGCCGTTCGTGAAGGTGCTCGACTTCGGCATCGCGAAGCTGGTGGACGCGAGCATGCCGGAGACGGTGGCGGGCATCATCGTGGGCACGCCGGAGTACATGGCCCCGGAGCAGTCCCTGAGCCGGCGCCTGGATGGCCGCGCGGACCTGTACGCGGTGGGCGTCATCGCCTACCAGCTGCTCACCGGACGGCTGCCCTTTCCCGACGAGGGGCTCACCGCCCAGCTCGTGGCGCACCAGACGCGCACGCCTCCGGCCCCGCGCTCCATCTGCCCTTCGGTGCCGGCCGCGCTGGAGGCGGTGGTGCTGCGCGCGCTGGCGAAGACGCCGGAGGAACGCTTCCCCCACGCGCTCGCCCTCAGGGCCGCGCTGGAGCAGGCCCTCGCCACGCGGCCCCCGTCGCCGCGCGCGGCCGTGGGCGGTCCCCGTCCCGTTCAGGGAGGGGCCTCCCCAGGGACTCCCGTCACCGGGCCCCGGCGCACCCCGCCGCTGGCCCCGCCGGGCGCGTCCGGGGGGAAGACGCTCCCGTTGCCCGTGCAGGTGGTGCTGCAGCCGGGAGCCCAGCCCCGGGCCTTCACGGGGTCGGACCTGTCGCGCGGGGGCGTGTTCCTGCACGCGACGGGGGAGCTGCCTCCGCTGTTCGCCCAGGTCCAGGTGGTGCTGCCGCTGTCCACGGGGCCGCTGTCCGTCACGTGCGAGGTGGTGCGCCACGTCTCGCCCGAGCAGGCCCAGGCCTGGAGCATGCGCCCGGGCTTCGGCGTGCAGTTCGTCGCGCCGTCCGCCGCGCTGAAGGCCCGCGTGGAGCAGCACCTCGCGAGCGCCACGGCCTCTCCGCTCCCCGCGCCCCGGGAGCTCCCGGACGACGCCGAGGCCGAGCGCGTCCTGGCGATGTGGCGCGGACAGCTGGCGGGGGAGGGCACGCACTATGCGGTGCTGGGGCTTTCACCGGACGTGGAGCTGGAGTCCGCACGGGAGCGGGCGCGCGAGCTGTGGGGAGCCCTGTCCGCGCTGCGGCAGCGGCCCCTGTCGCGCGGGCAGCGCTCGCGCCTGGAGTCCATGCTGATCCGCGTGAGGGACGCGGGCGACACCCTGGGGGTGCCGCTGCGCCGGGCCCGCTACGACGCCCGGCTGGGCAATGCCCGGGGCGTGGCGCGGTGCCTGGAGGCGGGCCTCACCGCGGTCCAGGCGGACGCCCTTCGCCGTGAGTACCTGGCGGAGCAGCCCCGGGCGGTGGGCACCGCGCGGGTGCACTTCCTCACCGGCAACGCGCTGGAGCGCGACGGCCAGCTGCAGCGGGCCCTGGAGTCCTACGAGCGGGGCCTGGAGCTGGACCCCCTGGAATGGGAGTACCACCAGCGCCGCCGGGTGGTGGACCGGGCGCTGGGCGCGCGCCTGTCGGGGGTCCGAAATGAAAGAGCCCGATTCCCTGGGGAGGGAACCGGGCCCTGACCGTGCTTCCGGCGATTCAGCCGGAAGAGGTGACTACTCGCCGATGCAGGCCGCGCTCACGCCATCGAGCTTGGCGTCGCACTTCGAGAGACGCTCCGCGAACGCCAGCTGCTCGGTCTGGGTCTTGTCGTTGCAGCCCTTGACGTCGTTCATGCAGTCCACGAACGCGTCCAGCTTGTCCTTGTCCGAGTCGCTGCAGGCGTCGAGCGACTCCTTGCAGGACTCGATGTCCTCGTCCGTCGGCTGCTGGAAGCCGGTCGTGGGCAGACCACACTCCTCGGCCTTGTCGATCAGGTTCTCAAACGCGTCCGCGGTGTCGTCGCAAACGTTGCCGCCGCAAGCGGTGAGCGTGAGCGAAGCCATGGCGGCCAGACCGAACAGGATCTTCTTCATGATGGTTCTCCCCCTCAGGGATGAGGTACAGGTACAGGTGGAAAGCAAGCGGCGCACATCCTAGCGAGCGCCCGGTTGCGGTCCAGTCGACTTTATTCCGGGAATTCTATTCAAAAGCAAATAGGGTGGCTAGGGGCGGGCTGATCCGCCAACTGCCTTGACTCCCCCCCGGGATTCTCGTAAGTCCCGCCGTCTTTTAGCGCGCCGGCCGGTCCTCCGTCCGAAATGCGCGTTGGATTCCATGGGTTGAACCAACCCGAAGCTGACAGGGGTTCGACGATGTACGCAGTCATTCGCACGGGCGGAAAGCAGTACCGCGTCGCCGAGGGCGACGTTGTCCGGATCGAGAAGATCGCCGGTGACATCGGCGCTGAGGTCTCGTTCACCGAGGTCCTCCTGCTGGGCGGCTCTGAGAGCCCGAAGGTGGGCCAGCCGACGGTGGCGGGCGCGAAGGTCGTGGGCAAGGTGCTGGCGCAGGACAAGCACCGCCGCGTCCTGCACTTCCGGAAGGAGAAGGAAGGCTGGACCCGTCGCCGTGGCCACCGCCAGCCGTACACCGAGGTGAAGGTCACCTCGATCTCCGGCTAGTCGCTTTTCCGGGCATTCCCCACACGAACTTCAAGGAGCAGGTGTCATGGCCCATAAAAAAGGTCAGGGTTCTTCGCGCAACGGGCGTGATTCCAACCCGCAGTACCGTGGCGTGAAGGTGTACGGCGGTGAGACCATCACGGCGGGCAGCATCCTCGTCCGTCAGGTCGGCACGGTCATCCACCCGGGCACGAACGTGAAGCTCGGTCGCGACTTCACCCTCTTCTCGACCGTGGACGGCGTGGTGAAGTACGAGCGCCTCGGCCGCGACAAGAAGAAGGTGTCCGTGTACCCGGCCGCCGCCGAGCAGGCGAGCGCCTAGTCAGTGGCTCCGGGGCAACCCGGGGCACGGCTTACCGAGCGGGTCGTTCCCGGTCCTTCCGTTCCCGTTGGGAATGGGCGGATGCGAGGACGGCCCGCTTTGTGTTTTTCCAGGAGGGCGTTCGCCCCATGAAGTTCGTCGACGAAGTACGCATCTACGTGAAGGCGGGAGACGGCGGGAACGGCGCCGTGGCCTTCCGGCGTGAGAAGTTCATCGAGCGCGGCGGCCCCAACGGCGGGGACGGCGGCAATGGCGGCTCCGTGGTGTTCGTGGCGAACCCGCAGCTGACCACGCTCCTGGACTACCGCTACCAGCAGCACCACCGGGCCAAGAGCGGCGAGCACGGCATGGGCAGCGACTGCAACGGCCATGGCGCCGAGGACCTGGTCCTCCAGGTGCCGGTGGGCACGCTGATCCGCAACGAGCAGACGGGCGAGCTGCTGGTGGACCTGAGCGACCCGGGCCAGCAGTTCGTGGCGGCCAAGGGCGGCCGGGGCGGCCTGGGCAACATGAACTTCGCCACCTCCACGCGCCAGACGCCGCGCTTCGCGCAGGACGGCGGAAAGGGTGAGGAGATCACCCTGCGGCTGGAGCTGAAGCTGCTGGCGGACGTGGGCCTGCTGGGCTTCCCCAACGCGGGCAAGAGCACGTTCATCTCGCGGGTGAGCCGGGCGCGGCCGAAGGTGGCGGACTACCCGTTCACCACGCTGGTGCCGAACCTGGGCATGGTCCAGTACAAGGACAACCTGTCCTTCGTGATGGCGGATATCCCCGGCATCATCGAGGGCGCCAGCGAGGGCGTGGGCCTGGGCCACCAGTTCCTGCGCCACGTGGAGCGCTGCAAGGTGCTGGTGCACCTCATCGACATGGGCGCCGAGGGCGAGGGCCGCAAGCCGCTGGACGACTTCAACATCCTCAACACGGAGTTGAAGAAGTACAGCGCGGAACTGGCCAGCAAGCCGCAGGTGGTGGCCGCCAACAAGCAGGACCTC
This DNA window, taken from Corallococcus coralloides DSM 2259, encodes the following:
- a CDS encoding isopenicillin N synthase family dioxygenase; its protein translation is MSRSARRIPTVNLSHYRSGTPEERARFVQVFGDALKEFGFVTVEGHGVEDALIRRTYADVERFFQLPESTKTRYAVPERPGQRGFMAFGQEHAKNRKVGDLKEFWHVGRELPEGHPYRDDYGPNVWPEEVPTFREHTLTLYRELDDAATVMLQALADYLGIARNTFSDMTVDGNSVLRLIHYPPLKDRFIPGAVRAAEHEDINFITLLCEGTAGGLELLTRDGEWIPVDTLRGQIVVDSGDMLSRVMNGVIPSTTHRVVNPPSTEQDTVRYSMPFFVHPFSDCILKPLPQTETPDNPARHPPITADAFLKQRLRELGFLK
- a CDS encoding protein kinase domain-containing protein, translated to MAEVARNERTCTACGRGHGEGTSCDTLVREAGGGRGKAVEPPAAVAVADEVDPLVGTQMGSFRLVRRVGRGGMGSVYLAEHVSIGSRVAVKVLHEHLTRYPELVQRFHAEARAVNLIGHENIVSIFDLNATAPRPYLIMEFLEGAPLSAWVGTPMSAGAVVPMLMQVCDALHAAHARGIVHRDLKPDNIFLVKRGRGMPFVKVLDFGIAKLVDASMPETVAGIIVGTPEYMAPEQSLSRRLDGRADLYAVGVIAYQLLTGRLPFPDEGLTAQLVAHQTRTPPAPRSICPSVPAALEAVVLRALAKTPEERFPHALALRAALEQALATRPPSPRAAVGGPRPVQGGASPGTPVTGPRRTPPLAPPGASGGKTLPLPVQVVLQPGAQPRAFTGSDLSRGGVFLHATGELPPLFAQVQVVLPLSTGPLSVTCEVVRHVSPEQAQAWSMRPGFGVQFVAPSAALKARVEQHLASATASPLPAPRELPDDAEAERVLAMWRGQLAGEGTHYAVLGLSPDVELESARERARELWGALSALRQRPLSRGQRSRLESMLIRVRDAGDTLGVPLRRARYDARLGNARGVARCLEAGLTAVQADALRREYLAEQPRAVGTARVHFLTGNALERDGQLQRALESYERGLELDPLEWEYHQRRRVVDRALGARLSGVRNERARFPGEGTGP
- a CDS encoding lipoprotein, yielding MKKILFGLAAMASLTLTACGGNVCDDTADAFENLIDKAEECGLPTTGFQQPTDEDIESCKESLDACSDSDKDKLDAFVDCMNDVKGCNDKTQTEQLAFAERLSKCDAKLDGVSAACIGE
- the rplU gene encoding 50S ribosomal protein L21 yields the protein MYAVIRTGGKQYRVAEGDVVRIEKIAGDIGAEVSFTEVLLLGGSESPKVGQPTVAGAKVVGKVLAQDKHRRVLHFRKEKEGWTRRRGHRQPYTEVKVTSISG
- the rpmA gene encoding 50S ribosomal protein L27, producing the protein MAHKKGQGSSRNGRDSNPQYRGVKVYGGETITAGSILVRQVGTVIHPGTNVKLGRDFTLFSTVDGVVKYERLGRDKKKVSVYPAAAEQASA